The Arthrobacter sp. PM3 genome contains the following window.
CCACGATTTCCATGTAGGCGCAGCGGACGATGTCCGGGGCCGGGACGCTGGGGGTGGGGATGACGTTGCTCATGGTGTTCTCTCTTCGTTGAGTGAGGGTTCTGCTGCAGCGGCTGGATGTGGTCCTACTTGCGTGTGCCGAAGCGAGGGGAGTGGGCTTCGTTGAGATTGATCTGCACGGACTGCTGTGTCGTGTAGAAATCCACTGAGCGGTAGCCGCCTTCGCGACCGAGACCGGAGGCTTTGACGCCGCCGAAGGGGGTGCGGAGGTCGCGGACGTTGTTGGAATTGAGCCACACCATGCCTGACTCGATGCCGTTGGCGAAGTTGTGGGCCCGCTTGAGGTTTTCGGTCCAGACGTAGGCCGCGAGCCCGTACTTGGTATTGTTCGCGAGTTCGAGGGCCTCTTCATCGTTCTCGAAGGGTGTGATCGCCACGACGGGACCGAAGATCTCCTCCTGGAAGATCCGCGCGTCAGGGGCCACATCCGCGAAGACGGTCGGGGCGACGTAGTTTCCGGAGGTGAAGCCCTCGGCGCGGCCACCGCCGGCGAGGAGCCGGCCCTCGGACTTGCCGATCTCGATGTAGCTCAGGACCTTCTCGCAGTGGTTGGGATGGACGAGCGATCCTACTTCCGTGGCCGGGTCGCTGGGCAGCCCGACGACGATGTTCTTGGCGCGTTCGGCGAAGCGGGTGACAAAGTCGTCGTAGATGTCCCGGTGCACCAGCACCCGGCTGCCGGCGGTGCAGCGTTCGCCGTTGAGGCTGAAGACGCCGAAAACGGTGGCATCCAGGGCCGCTTCGATATCCGCATCGGCGAAGATCACGGCCGGGCTCTTGCCTCCCAGTTCAAGGGAAAGGCTCTTGAATTGCGGCGCGGCCGCGGTGGAGATCGTCGCCCCGGTCGAGCTGTCGCCCGTGAAGGAAATGATGGGCACGTCGGGGTGCCTGACCAGGTAGTCCCCGGCAACGCCGCCGGATCCAAAGACCAGGTTGAAGACGCCGTCGGGCAGGCCGGCCTCGCGGAAGATCTCCGGCCAGAGGACGGCGGAGAGGGGGGTGTAGCTTGCAGGCTTCATGACCACGGTGTTGCCGGTGGCGATGGCCGGGGCGAGCTTCCAGGACTCCTGCATGAACGGGACGTTCCAGGGGGTGATGAGGCCGGCGACGCCGATCGGCTTGCGGTTCACGTAGTTGATCTGGCGGCCGGGGACCTTGAAGGCGTTGTCTTCCTGGGCCACGATCAGGTCGGCGAAGAAGCGGAAGTTCTCAGCAGCACGGCGGGCCTGGCCCTTGGCCTGGGTGATGGGAAGCCCAGAGTCGAAGCTTTCGAGTAAGGCAAGTTCGTCGTCGCGGGATTCGACGATGTCGGCGATCTTGTGCAGCACACGCGAGCGTTCCCGTGGGAGCATCTTCGACCACGGGCCTTCCTTGAACGCGCGCAAGGCGGCCGCCACGGCGAGGTCGACGTCCTCCTCGTGGGCAGAAGCGGCCGTCGCGTAGTTCTCATTCGATACCGGGTCCAGGACGGCGAAAGTCTTGCCACTGATCGAGTCGACGAATTTCCCATCTATGAAGTGCTGCAGGTGTGTCGGGAGGTTTTCGGGAATGAAGTGTTTAGCGGTCTCTACTGAGGTCGTCATCGATGAAGTCCTTTTCGCTAAGGGTGGGCTGGTTGGTCGGAGCTTGCGGGGCGGGAGCTGAGGGCGGCAACCCGCGCCGAAGAATCAAGTACGAAATCGTATACGAAACTATGCACTGTCACTGTGATGCGGGTCAAGCTTTTTTCCCAGCCTCGCAACCCCCATGTCCGCGTCTTGTGGCTTGGCCCACAGTCAACCGAGCTAGTGCTCAATTGTTCTTTTATAGAATATGGTGTTCTATTATCGAACACTAAGCTAGCCACGAAGAAGTGAGGAAAGCCCGTGCAGTTCCACCATCACGGCTACGTATCCGGAGACCCGAGGGCCCAGGCGCCCGCGGGAGTCGGCATTGAGCGGCTCAGTGAGCTCCCTGATGAAGTCGATGTGCTCATCGTGGGCAGCGGGCCTGCCGGCATGCTGACGGCCGCACAATTGTCGCAGTTTCCAGGTGTTACCACCCGGATCGTCGAGCGCCGGCCCGGCCGCTTGGCCATTGGGCAGGCTGACGGTATCCAGGCCCGGAGCGTAGAGACGTTCCAGGCCTTTGGTTTCGCGGAGCAAATAACAGCTGAGGCGTACCGGATTACTGAGATGGCGTTCTGGAAGCCGGACCCCGCCGACCATTCAAAAATCGTCCGCAGTGCGCGGGCAGTCGACGACCCGGCAGGGATCAGCGAGTTCCCGCACCTGATCGTGAACCAGGCACGCGTGTTGGACTATTTCGCCGAGTTCATGGCCAACTCTCCGGCCCGTATGCGGCCGGACTACGGGTATGAATTCGTGGGCCTGGAGGTCACTGGTGAGGGTGAATACCCCGTCACGGTGACCCTTGCCCGCACCTCGGGCCCGGATGAAGGCCGCGAACGCGTGGTCCGTGCCAAGTACGTCGTCGGTGCGGACGGGGCGCGCAGTAAGGTGCGTTCAGCGATTGGTTGCACGTTGGCCGGGGACCAGGCCAACCACGCATGGGGTGTCATGGACGTGCTGGCAGTGACAGACTTCCCGGATATCCGTTTGAAGTGCGCCATACAGTCCGGAGAGGGCGGGAGCATCCTGCTGATTCCCCGCGAAGGCGGACACCTGTTCCGCATGTACGTAGACCTCGGAGAAGTCGCTGCCGACGATCACGGCGCGGTCCGCAAGACCACCATCGAGCAGATCATCGCCAAGGCCAACGACATCCTCCGCCCGTACACCCTCGATGTCCGCAACGTGGCGTGGCACAGCGTCTACGAGGTAGGCCACCGCCTCACGGACAGGTTCGACGATGTCCTCCCGGAGGAACGCGGTACGCGCAGTCCCAGGGTGTTCATCACCGGCGATGCCTGCCACACCCACAGCGCCAAAGCCGGCCAGGGCATGAACGTCTCCATGCAGGACGGGTTCAACATCGGCTGGAAGCTCGGTCACGTCCTGGAGGGCCGCAGCCCCGAAACCCTCCTGGACACCTATTCCGCCGAGCGGCAGATCGTGGCGAAGAACCTGATCGACTTCGATAAAGAATGGTCCACGCTCATGGCCAAGAAGCCGGAGGAGTTCACGGATCCCACCGAACTGGAAACCTTTTACACCAGCACCGCGGAATTCCCCGCCGGCTTCATGACCCAGTACGGGCCCTCCATGCTCATTGCCGAACCTAAGCACCAGGACTTGGCCACCGATTTCCCGATCGGCAAGCGCTTCAAGTCCGCCCCCGTGCAGCGGGTCTGCGATACCAACCCCGTCCACCTCGGCCACCATGCGAAAGCAGACGGCCGCTGGCGCATCTACGTCTTCGCTGATACCGCAACGGCCGGCACCCCGGGACCCGTGGCGGACTTCGCCGAGTGGCTCGCGACCGCGAGTGACTCCCCGCTGGCCGCGACACCGTTAGACCTTGATCGCGACGCCTGGTTCGACGTCAAGGTGATCTATCAGCAGGACCACACCGGTGTGGACATCAACGCCGTCCCGGCCGTCTTCAAACCCACCGTCGGGCCGTTCAAGCTCACCTACCTGGAGAAAGTCTTCGGAACCGATCCAGCGGCCGACATCTTCGACCAGCGCGGCCTCAGCCGCGACGGCGTGGTCGTCGTCGTGCGCCCCGACCAGTACGTCGCGAACGTTCTCCCCCTGACCGCGACGGCGGAACTGGCCCTGTTCTTCGCCGGGCTCCAGACCACGGCGCGGAGCTACGAGTTGGCCTAGAAACCTGAGTTCGCCAAGCGGCCTCCTGGCCGTTTAATGGTGACCTGACGGGATCGCGTCGAAGCATCAAGCTAAAGCGTTGAATAGCAGCCTAGGGGCGAACAAAAGGTGGCCTCGAACAGATTTGTTCGAGGCCACCTTTTCGTGAACCTACACTGTGCCGTGGGATGGCAGTCGCCAGACTTCTTCCCCTTCACTTCTCAAGTACAGACGGCGGCCGCCGCCGTCACTGAGGTGAAGCCAGAGGATTTCACCGTCTTCGGTCACGGTGTCCACCGATCCTGCTGACACCTCCGTACCGTTCATGACTAGCAGTACTTCATCACCGGGACCTAACTTCGTCCAATCAGAGATGTACTCGCCGGTTTCCGTACTTGGTTCCCCAACCTTTGGGTTCGTTCCACCCAGGGGTTGAATAAGGGACGGCCGCCGTCCCTGGAGCAGGGCACCGGGCGAGCCGTGGTGCCTCATGGCTGGCCTGCGTGCTTGAGCGAATCACCGGGGCTAAGGGCAAGACCGCCTGGATCGACTGATATCATCCCGCCGTCCACCGGTATCACGGCGGCATTAACGTAGGAGGCCTTGTCCGAGAGCAGCCAGGCGATAACGTCGGCTACTTCTGCGGCCTCTGCGGGCCTGCGGGCCGGCACAAAGGAGGTTGCTGCCTTGTATGCGTCGTCGGAGCTTAACCCCAGTTCTGCTCCGTATTCCTTCATCTCCATGTCGGCCATTTCGGTCCTTGTCCAACCGGGGCAGACGACGTTGGCCCTCACGCCACGGGGACCGTAGTCAACGGCGATGGACTGAACCAGCATCGCCAGGCCGGCTTTGGTTGCGCTGTAGCCGGCCGTGCCTGCCGTCGCCCTAAGGGCAGCCGCGGAGGACACGCCGACGATCGCGCCGTTGGTATCGAGCAAGTGGGGCATCGCTTCACGGATCAGGCGGAAAGGACCCGTGAGGTTTGTTCCGATCATGGCGTCCCAGTCCTCGTTCGACAATTCCCCTGCTGATCCCGGGCGGACAATTCCGGCGTTCAGAACCAGTCCGCTGACAGAGCCAAATCGGGCGAGCGCCGACTCGACAAGCCTGCTCACATCCTGCTGCAAGCAGGCGTCGGCTACCACCGGGAAAGCGCCGGTTGCCTCCGCTATCCGCTGCAACGGCTCGGCGCGGCGACCGGAGATTACCACCTCCCATCCCTGTGCCCTAAGCGCGCCCG
Protein-coding sequences here:
- a CDS encoding SDR family NAD(P)-dependent oxidoreductase — encoded protein: MSNRPVAIVTGGGTGIGSAAAGALRAQGWEVVISGRRAEPLQRIAEATGAFPVVADACLQQDVSRLVESALARFGSVSGLVLNAGIVRPGSAGELSNEDWDAMIGTNLTGPFRLIREAMPHLLDTNGAIVGVSSAAALRATAGTAGYSATKAGLAMLVQSIAVDYGPRGVRANVVCPGWTRTEMADMEMKEYGAELGLSSDDAYKAATSFVPARRPAEAAEVADVIAWLLSDKASYVNAAVIPVDGGMISVDPGGLALSPGDSLKHAGQP
- a CDS encoding FAD-binding monooxygenase gives rise to the protein MQFHHHGYVSGDPRAQAPAGVGIERLSELPDEVDVLIVGSGPAGMLTAAQLSQFPGVTTRIVERRPGRLAIGQADGIQARSVETFQAFGFAEQITAEAYRITEMAFWKPDPADHSKIVRSARAVDDPAGISEFPHLIVNQARVLDYFAEFMANSPARMRPDYGYEFVGLEVTGEGEYPVTVTLARTSGPDEGRERVVRAKYVVGADGARSKVRSAIGCTLAGDQANHAWGVMDVLAVTDFPDIRLKCAIQSGEGGSILLIPREGGHLFRMYVDLGEVAADDHGAVRKTTIEQIIAKANDILRPYTLDVRNVAWHSVYEVGHRLTDRFDDVLPEERGTRSPRVFITGDACHTHSAKAGQGMNVSMQDGFNIGWKLGHVLEGRSPETLLDTYSAERQIVAKNLIDFDKEWSTLMAKKPEEFTDPTELETFYTSTAEFPAGFMTQYGPSMLIAEPKHQDLATDFPIGKRFKSAPVQRVCDTNPVHLGHHAKADGRWRIYVFADTATAGTPGPVADFAEWLATASDSPLAATPLDLDRDAWFDVKVIYQQDHTGVDINAVPAVFKPTVGPFKLTYLEKVFGTDPAADIFDQRGLSRDGVVVVVRPDQYVANVLPLTATAELALFFAGLQTTARSYELA
- the hpaE gene encoding 5-carboxymethyl-2-hydroxymuconate semialdehyde dehydrogenase, with the protein product MTTSVETAKHFIPENLPTHLQHFIDGKFVDSISGKTFAVLDPVSNENYATAASAHEEDVDLAVAAALRAFKEGPWSKMLPRERSRVLHKIADIVESRDDELALLESFDSGLPITQAKGQARRAAENFRFFADLIVAQEDNAFKVPGRQINYVNRKPIGVAGLITPWNVPFMQESWKLAPAIATGNTVVMKPASYTPLSAVLWPEIFREAGLPDGVFNLVFGSGGVAGDYLVRHPDVPIISFTGDSSTGATISTAAAPQFKSLSLELGGKSPAVIFADADIEAALDATVFGVFSLNGERCTAGSRVLVHRDIYDDFVTRFAERAKNIVVGLPSDPATEVGSLVHPNHCEKVLSYIEIGKSEGRLLAGGGRAEGFTSGNYVAPTVFADVAPDARIFQEEIFGPVVAITPFENDEEALELANNTKYGLAAYVWTENLKRAHNFANGIESGMVWLNSNNVRDLRTPFGGVKASGLGREGGYRSVDFYTTQQSVQINLNEAHSPRFGTRK